From the genome of Onthophagus taurus isolate NC chromosome 5, IU_Otau_3.0, whole genome shotgun sequence, one region includes:
- the LOC111417148 gene encoding nascent polypeptide-associated complex subunit alpha, muscle-specific form-like isoform X2: MSEAGVQSPVGSPRPQEFSENFDFYVRFAKPLVLNLSAPNERVLAAAWVQKLSDTSSGDEKTRTDYLKLLLFVLQKGRLFGPFSRNPATVELDDLGMRLIDVAKCWLETEENLKKRRFILGLSSEYPVINAECSGDLKEYAASQDIPNFGIHAYYAFSNDPITEWNNIEKGIFPKGALSAIKKADSLSAVSEHTRKSRTKSKEKSVEAIIKGRSKSKTRSRSASRVDGGKGSAGDMTDQSYKKVSFGFDDEKSRLKTIPKSSSPLGSPMPTETRSPPTWGSNLISVSDPPPAEGVLLASFDENEIKCPSRETFLTTTSKRNLFSTLPPEDRSPIFFESPPSYHDVSDVEIDPLRKPSTPTPQKSRRGYDSADMIRRRRIVRRPFDSAPKLRYDRWGLPVKDLTPMTAPSLPYLTPPRYYDEAPSLPYLTPPQYYDEAPSLPYLTPPQYYDEAPSLPYLTPPQYYDEAPSSPQPAPSASEEVDEAMQEINEQYQKLFPAAEEMNPCNAGNAEYRRLQARVGAQPAIRSRIPMRGGMRATQIPQRRVAQPQRIPQPQRIPQPQRIPQPQRIPQPQRPPPCIDPDAEFELLEAQFGIQPSRARTPTSAERRAAEIARSQVELRAQQQLESLPPCRIDPEVAEFEQLEAQLGIKPPRRPLLSTFAERRASRTMLRRIESRARKQMRSPQPQAQVADQAIREVVAQGVPPVSEQAQDIVEEAMVDFAQSLEPEQTLDEMYAEQDSRYPDRRGDVPRTPPLFSRVVKIREGPGRRLTYAAAEFDLGEDEQFVPGPQFMRGRTALSPRVDERENLRRTRRPFDIFDLATDDDGILDVDDIEAILVPSPKSRSLERSLREATTSNLQQAMENIPALGGVPATIPAKSPLPLRPYDYLLFENPPEYQSPCASPERQTTPGYVSPHSPQAPRQPSPIRISPTLRQVSPVRLQEYVPYVDPCPESEALVEKYKTPPPPRVATPPRKIATPPPQPKRKTLKLPARARPKKLKPTKPVPVPKAPPTPPPPAPQSPPKKIEKTFQEKVAEMHEQFKDLYSSLVEEEDSTCHGGMTPQGRPSPYFSPTTPPLPPPRRRSPTPSPPRPTMPDIFDLSYGAEWDTEPEFVDESSAYSPQQFDQSNDYFFFTETELPYSSPPPITPEQVQPEISVVPCGGPSTPVSPPRQYLALPPPPPPPPPCTCSSAAAPVPIATPPSVPKVVASITSVTSVTVSQPHSPLLTMEERRYAASFKDPEQAALMKRVLKLVRSPGEGSPVCPENFFPELEGQTINIVDSPPELIDDLDFYDATPDQSFDFRDFAPEASPEVKDTRIAAAIQSQEAELGMVPCYGAASTQAVAGTPDDSFELLEYQAYKEAQEEAIRAGQEPQLPPRYMRRPDVFDLSSGMPCEGIGGGLYDVEEPEDFRDQAVLSPPRTPPCAAQDHLIYEGDAPEYYSPDGVEIEEIEEVDVRYSPPPQQIQMPGAERVCVSPEQTPAVPQAVSQGVCPGVSQAPRQSFRPSYPQISPDQGPIDEMLFKSQILMAASPEFKKSMTVRPGSIKGKSRVVRRGVMPMLHPDIPEEGEGSYGHPSLRSRPRRQRELQPCGAYVAPTGVETAAAQRAAEEERRAQILYTPTKDSRPAKRRRRPTRKGRKIDFDEGVEWYSNLPPEVQEVIMAEGMSPPSPEYLPEDLLGERRQGQFYAPRSIMDVSIEERLPKPMSPEEYYGIPSFRRRSSPKPIPKPLSPWRVDLGSGRQDLIICTQPADFVGSPDVANIPDEYEAPDSLGTDAPCLGGYVPITPPRVVSPLVLQPSPQRAFGPSRPSPGYQPPVRRLPPAAIIAANRQYQELLQDTPPDALPPCAMGAPCGIADVTPPLALQGPSSPHTPRRTPPHFYQGIGPADIYEDDPCLLPPSPLSPMSQMRQAVAQAAGRRGIKRTKPRRRISAPRLTRIEQEEDVVSPPPRMPTPPLRMPTPPLRIPTPPPLPPCGPAPVYGPPTFDAHIQEMIADVNVDFDENDIAGSTAICPPPKMDVPWQLLQKQFQVLGGIDDFADMADVAQYVSPPRTPSPLRRSKSPPSGPPCPPRYSPDFPCDVRSPVDVYGAPDFIGSPEDPFNVAFEGYSPPGYEGPITPPRMASPVQAVPAAYSVPEPRLSPVKYRSPSPPAGSPEFRRRVEQHVPTRYKKRRRRAPVRAMAPVSEAVTPQYESPMRSPLRPRSSSPRYSSSPSTPPRDIFEDQLFYPNMMFEDDAPEFIRTPEAPIAICSPGGIFGEEDITQGYRSPEPCSPEEELFFTPPQFPESPCRSPVYSPVRTPVRQPAPPRISPRRATPPRIRTPPQQPARISSPRAVTPPPVARIPSPRARTPPIIVPCGSPGPSPGFMERVRQHQPVRRRRQRRLGTPGIMDSIQETANIERTPALPPAFQRSAQVTFTPRQFSPQTPPWARSADAPLSSLPDWLDDIDVADDYEAVATCNAPCHAVVDTSPIPEDQPTTNFEWL, from the exons ATGTCCGAAGCCGGCGTGCAATCCCCGGTGGGGTCACCCAGACCCCAggaattttctgaaaatttcgACTTTTACGTTCGCTTCGCCAAACCGTTAGTTTTAAACCTTTCAGCGCCAAATG aaagagtTTTGGCTGCCGCTTGGGTCCAAAAACTTTCCGACACATCCAGCGGAGATGAAAAAACACGCACGGATTACCTTAAACTCCTCCTTTTCGTTTTGCAAAAAGGAAGATTATTTGGACCTTTTTCCCGTAACCCAGCCACGGTCGAATTAGACGACTTAGGAATGAGA ctcATAGACGTTGCTAAATGCTGGTTAGAAACTgaagaaaacttaaaaaagcgCCGCTTCATCCTTGGATTATCATCAGAATACCCAGTGATAAACGCAGAGTGTTCCGGAGATTTAAAAGAGTACGCCGCATCTCAAGACATCCCAAATTTCGGGATCCATGCTTATTACGCGTTCTCAAATGACCCAATCACCGAATGGAACAACATCGAAAAGGGGATTTTCCCAAAAGGAGCTTTAAGCGCCATCAAAAAAGCTGATTCATTAAGCGCGGTCAGCGAACACACGAGAAAATCAAGAACTAAATCGAAGGAGAAATCGGTTGAGGCAATCATTAAAGGAAGATCGAAATCAAAAACGAGATCAAGATCGGCTTCGAGAGTCGATGGTGGTAAAGGAAGTGCTGGAGATATGACCg atcaATCGTACAAAAAAGTTTCCTTCGGCTTCGACGACGAAAAATCGCGATTAAAAACAATCCCAAAAAGCTCTTCACCATTAGGATCACCAATGCCAACAGAAACAAGAAGCCCCCCAACGTGGGGTTCAAATTTAATCAGCGTGAGCGACCCACCACCCGCTGAAGGGGTTCTTTTGGCTTCATTCGacgaaaacgaaataaaatgcCCATCAAGAGAAACTTTCCTAACTACTACATCCAAACGAAATCTTTTTTCAACTTTACCCCCCGAGGATCGCTCACCGATATTTTTCGAATCACCACCATCTTATCACGACGTCAGCGACGTAGAAATCGATCCGCTAAGAAAACCCTCCACACCAACCCCGCAAAAATCAAGACGAGGTTATGATTCGGCCGATATGATTCGGAGAAGAAGGATCGTTCGTAGACCGTTTGATTCAGCTCCGAAATTGAGATATGATCGCTGGGGACTTCCCGTAAAAGATTTAACCCCAATGACAGCACCAAGTCTTCCTTATTTAACACCACCTCGATATTATGATGAAGCACCAAGTTTACCTTACTTAACACCTCCTCAATATTATGATGAAGCACCAAGTTTACCTTACTTAACACCTCCTCAATATTATGATGAAGCACCAAGTTTACCTTACTTAACACCTCCTCAATATTATGATGAAGCACCAAGTTCACCACAACCCGCGCCTTCGGCAAGCGAAGAAGTGGATGAAGCGATGCAAGAAATTAACGagcaatatcaaaaattatttcct GCTGCGGAAGAAATGAATCCGTGTAATGCGGGAAACGCGGAATATCGGCGATTGCAGGCTCGGGTCGGTGCTCAACCAGCGATCCGCTCCAGAATTCCAATGAGAGGTGGTATGAGAGCGACTCAAATCCCACAACGTAGAGTTGCGCAACCACAAAGGATTCCGCAACCACAAAGGATTCCTCAACCACAAAGAATTCCTCAACCACAAAGGATTCCTCAACCACAAAGG CCACCACCTTGTATTGACCCAGACGCTGAATTTGAGCTACTGGAGGCTCAATTCGGCATTCAACCTTCAAGAGCTAGAACGCCTACATCAGCAGAACGAAGAGCAGCTGAAATTGCTCGGAGTCAAGTTGAATTAAGAGCCCAACAACAATTAGAATCTTTACCACCATGCCGTATCGATCCCGAAGTTGCCGAGTTCGAGCAGCTTGAAGCACAACTCGGGATTAAACCACCAAGAAGGCCCTTACTTTCTACGTTCGCCGAACGAAGAGCCTCACGAACCATGCTACGAAGAATAGAATCGCGAGCCAGAAAGCAAATGAGATCGCCGCAACCTCAAGCACAAGTGGCTGATCAAGCTATAAGGGAAGTTGTAGCTCAAGGAGTTCCTCCGGTGAGTGAGCAAGCTCAAGATATCGTCGAAGAAGCTATGGTGGATTTTGCACAATCTCTTGAGCCAGAACAAACTTTAGACGAAATGTACGCGGAACAAGATTCGCGATATCCCGATCGACGAGGTGACGTTCCGCGGACTCCTCCATTATTTTCAAGGGTAGTTAAGATTCGCGAAGGTCCCGGCCGAAGATTAACTTACGCAGCCGCCGAATTTGATTTGGGCGAAGATGAGCAATTCGTTCCCGGGCCTCAATTTATGCGAGGAAGAACTGCGTTATCTCCAAGAGTGGATGAACGAGAAAACTTGAGGCGCACGCGGAGACCCTTCGACATCTTCGATTTAGCCACTGACGACGATGGCATCCTCGACGTTGATGATATAGAAGCCATTTTAGTCCCAAGCCCTAAATCACGAAGTTTAGAGAGATCCCTCAGAGAGGCCACCACCTCAAATCTCCAACAAGCCATGGAAAACATCCCCGCTTTAGGCGGGGTTCCAGCAACAATCCCAGCAAAATCCCCACTTCCTTTAAGACCCTACGATTATCTTTTATTCGAAAATCCCCCCGAATACCAATCACCGTGTGCTTCCCCCGAACGACAAACTACACCAGGATATGTTTCACCACATTCACCACAAGCACCAAGACAACCATCCCCAATTAGAATATCACCAACGCTTAGGCAGGTATCTCCAGTGAGATTGCAAGAATATGTCCCATACGTTGATCCGTGCCCGGAAAGTGAAGCTCTTGTAGAGAAGTATAAAACGCCGCCGCCACCAAGAGTAGCAACACCCCCAAGAAAAATAGCAACGCCGCCTCCCCAgccaaaaagaaaaacgcttAAGCTACCAGCTAGAGCCAGACCGAAAAAGCTTAAACCAACAAAACCTGTGCCGGTACCAAAAGCTCCCCCCACACCACCTCCGCCCGCCCCTCAAAGTCCGCccaaaaaaatagaaaaaaccTTTCAAGAAAAAGTTGCTGAAATGCACGAACAATTTAAAGATCTCTATTCTAGTTTAGTTGAAGAGGAAGATTCGACTTGCCACGGTGGGATGACACCTCAAGGAAGACCTTCTCCGTATTTCTCACCAACGACTCCTCCCCTTCCTCCTCCGCGACGTCGTTCCCCAACTCCATCTCCTCCACGTCCTACAATGCCCGATATATTCGATCTTTCATACGGTGCCGAATGGGATACCGAACCGGAATTCGTAGATGAATCCAGCGCTTATTCACCTCAACAATTTGACCAATCTAATGACTACTTCTTTTTCACCGAAACCGAATTGCCTTATTCCAGTCCTCCGCCGATAACTCCGGAACAAGTTCAACCTGAAATTTCTGTTGTTCCTTGCGGAGGACCCTCTACGCCAGTCTCACCGCCTCGTCAATATCTTGCATTGCCGCCACCGCCACCGCCACCTCCGCCTTGCACTTGCTCATCTGCTGCCGCGCCCGTTCCTATCGCAACTCCACCCAGCGTGCCTAAAGTTGTCGCTTCAATTACATCAGTAACTTCAGTAACAGTTTCACAACCGCATTCCCCATTACTAACGATGGAAGAGAGGCGATATGCTGCCTCATTCAAAGATCCCGAACAAGCGGCGTTAATGAAGAGGGTTTTGAAACTTGTTAGAAGTCCCGGGGAGGGTTCTCCTGTTTGCCCCGAAAATTTTTTCCCCGAATTGGAAGGACAAACTATTAATATAGTTGATTCGCCACCAGAGCTAATTGATGATTTAGATTTTTATGATGCTACTCCAGATCAATCGTTTGATTTTAGAGATTTTGCACCAGAAGCGTCACCAGAAGTTAAAG ATACAAGAATAGCAGCAGCTATACAAAGTCAAGAAGCTGAATTAGGAATGGTCCCATGTTACGGGGCAGCATCAACCCAAGCAGTTGCTGGTACTCCAGATGACAGTTTTGAACTTTTAGAATATCAAGCTTACAAAGAAGCTCAAGAAGAAGCAATACGTGCCGGACAAGAACCGCAATTGCCGCCGCGATACATGAGACGTCCGGATGTTTTTGATCTCTCTTCAGGAATGCCGTGCGAAGGGATAGGTGGTGGATTATATGATGTTGAGGAACCTGAAGATTTTAGAGACCAAGCAGTTTTATCGCCTCCGAGAACCCCACCTTGCGCTGCACAAGATCATCTTATATACGAAGGTGATGCCCCGGAATATTATTCTCCGGACGGGGTGGAAATAGAAGAAATAGAAGAAGTGGATGTAAGATATTCGCCTCCTCCTCAACAAATTCAAATGCCGGGAGCTGAAAGAGTTTGTGTTAGTCCAGAACAAACTCCAGCAGTTCCTCAAGCAGTTAGTCAAGGAGTATGTCCGGGGGTTTCTCAAGCCCCGAGACAATCGTTTAGACCGTCGTATCCACAAATTTCGCCAGATCAAg gTCCAATTGatgaaatgttatttaaatcgCAAATTTTAATGGCGGCGTCTCCTGAATTTAAAAAGTCAATGACAGTGCGTCCCGGATCGATCAAGGGAAAATCTCGAGTGGTAAGACGTGGTGTTATGCCGATGTTGCATCCGGATATTCCCGAAGAAGGTGAAGGGTCATACGGACATCCATCACTGCGTTCACGTCCAAGACGTCAGCGGGAATTACAACCATGCGGTGCTTATGTAGCTCCAACTGGTGTAGAGACAGCCGCAGCACAACGTGCCGCAGAAGAAGAGCGTCGCGCTCAAATACTTTACACTCCAACCAAGGATAGTAGACCTGCGAAAAGAAGACGAAGACCAACTAGAAAAGGGAGAAAAATCGACTTTGATGAGGGTGTAGAGTGGTATAGTAATTTGCCTCCAGAAGTCCAAGAAGTAATTATGGCAGAGGGTATGAGCCCGCCTAGTCCGGAATATCTTCCGGAAGATTTATTGGGAGAGAGACGACAAGGACAATTTTACGCGCCTAGAAGTATAATGGATGTTTCTATTGAAGAAAGATTACCCAAACCCATGTCACCTGAGGAGTATTATGGAATACCGTCGTTTAGACGGAGATCTTCACCAAAACCCATACCTAAACCTCTTTCCCCATGGCGAGTTGATCTCGGAAGTGGCCGCCaagatttaattatttgtacaCAACCAGCTGATTTTGTTGGAAGTCCAGATGTTGCGAATATACCTGACGAATATGAAGCACCTGATTCTTTAGGAACTGACGCCCCTTGTCTCGGTG GTTATGTCCCGATTACTCCTCCTCGCGTTGTATCCCCGTTGGTATTACAACCAAGTCCTCAAAGAGCTTTTGGTCCTTCCCGTCCATCTCCGGGATATCAACCACCAGTTCGACGTTTACCTCCAGCAGCAATCATAGCCGCTAATAGGCAATATCAAGAATTACTCCAAGACACTCCTCCAGATGCTTTACCACCATGTGCTATGGGGGCACCTTGTGGAATTGCTGATGTAACCCCGCCACTTGCTTTACAAGGACCATCAAGTCCTCATACTCCAAGAAGAACACCACCACACTTCTATCAAGGAATTGGACCTGCGgatatttatgaagatgatcCATGTTTGCTACCTCCATCGCCTTTATCACCTATGAGTCAAATGAGGCAAGCTGTTGCACAAGCTGCCGGAAGAAGAGGTATAAAACGAACGAAACCCCGGCGAAGAATTTCGGCTCCACGTTTAACTAGAATCGAACAAGAAGAGGATGTGGTTAGTCCACCACCTCGCATGCCCACTCCACCACTTCGCATGCCCACTCCACCATTAAGAATTCCTACCCCCCCTCCGCTACCTCCTTGTGGGCCAGCTCCTGTTTACGGTCCACCTACATTTGACGCACATATACAAGAAATGATAGCTGATGTTAATGTAGATTTCGATGAGAATGATATCGCTGGTAGTACAGCAATATGTCCACCTCCCAAAATGGACGTCCCCTGGCAActtcttcaaaaacaatttcaagTGCTTGGTGGGATTGACGATTTTGCGGACATGGCGGATGTTGCGCAATATGTTTCGCCTCCAAGAACGCCTTCACCTCTTCGTCGATCCAAATCACCTCCTAGTGGACCACCATGTCCACCTCGTTATAGTCCAGATTTTCCATGTGATGTTAGAAGTCCTGTTGATGTTTATGGCGCACCCGATTTTATag gttcCCCCGAGGATCCGTTTAATGTCGCTTTTGAAGGCTATTCACCTCCTGGATATGAAG gACCAATAACACCTCCAAGAATGGCTTCTCCAGTTCAAGCAGTTCCTGCGGCATATTCAGTTCCTGAACCCAGATTGAGTCCGGTGAAATACAGATCACCTTCACCACCGGCAGGATCGCCAGAATTCAGGAGAAGAGTTGAACAGCATGTACCAACAAGGTACAAAAAAAGGCGACGACGAGCACCAGTACGTGCTATGGCACCTGTATCTGAGGCTGTAACACCACAATACGAATCGCCAATGAGGTCACCATTAAGACCGCGATCTTCTTCACCTCG gtATTCGTCTTCACCAAGCACACCTCCACGGGATATTTTCGAGGATCAATTGTTTTATCCAAATATGATGTTTGAGGACGATGCACCAGAGTTTATTCGAACTCCTGAAGCACCAATCGCTATTTGTTCCCCGGGAGGTATATTCGGTGAGGAAGATATAACACAAGGTTATCGCAGTCCTGAACCTTGTTCTCCGGAAGAGGAACTGTTTTTCACACCACCACAATTTCCGGAATCGCCTTGTCGATCTCCAGTATATTCGCCAGTTAGAACGCCAGTAAGACAACCAGCTCCACCTCGAATTTCACCACGAAGAGCAACTCCTCCAAGAATACGAACTCCACCACAACAACCAGCTCGAATCTCATCACCTAGAGCTGTAACTCCACCACCAGTAGCTCGAATTCCATCGCCAAGAGCCAGAACTCCACCGATAATAGTTCCCTGTGGAAGTCCGGGACCATCACCAGGATTTATGGAAAGAGTTCGTCAACACCAACCGGTGCGAAGAAGACGACAAAGACGTCTAGGAACGCCTGGAATAATGGATTCAATCCAAGAAACGGCAAATATCGAAAGGACACCGGCATTACCACCTGCTTTTCAAAGGAGCGCACAAGTTACTTTCACTCCACGGCAGTTTTCTCCACAGACTCCTCCATGGGCTCGTAGTGCTGATGCACCACTATCGTCGTTACCCGATTGGTTGGACGATATTGACGTTGCAGACGATTATGAAGCTGTAGCGACTTGTAATGCCCCGTGTCATGCTGTTGTAGATACCAGTCCGATTCCGGAAGACCAACCGACAACGAATTTCGAATGGTTGTGA